The Argentina anserina chromosome 3, drPotAnse1.1, whole genome shotgun sequence genome includes a region encoding these proteins:
- the LOC126788606 gene encoding eukaryotic translation initiation factor 4E-1-like, which yields MAVEEALKTSASEDQSKTEPRNPKSMQDENELEEGEIAGGDDESSASSKVAKPQQHPLEHSWTFWFDSPSAKSAKSKQEDWGSSIRPIYTFSTVEEFWGIYNNIRHPSKLTPGTDFHCFKNKIEPKWEDPVCANGGKWTMTFSKGKSDNSWLHTLLALIGEQFDHGDEICGAVVNVRNRQEKIAIWTKNATNEAAQVSIGKQWKGFLDSNETIGFIFHEDARRQERSAKNKYTV from the exons ATGGCTGTAGAAGAAGCACTCAAGACTTCAGCTTCAGAAGATCAGAGCAAGACGGAGCCGCGCAACCCTAAATCAATGCAAGACGAGAACGAGCTCGAAGAAGGAGAGATCGCCGGTGGCGACGACGAGTCGTCGGCATCATCGAAGGTCGCGAAGCCGCAGCAGCACCCTCTGGAGCACTCGTGGACCTTCTGGTTCGATAGCCCCTCGGCCAAGTCCGCCAAGTCCAAGCAGGAGGATTGGGGCAGCTCGATTCGTCCGATCTACACATTCTCAACTGTTGAGGAGTTCTGGGG TATCTACAATAATATACGCCATCCAAGCAAGTTGACTCCTGGGACAGACTTCCAttgtttcaaaaacaaaattgagcCAAAGTGGGAGGATCCTGTTTGTGCTAATGGAGGGAAATGGACTATGACATTTTCTAAAGGGAAATCTGATAATTCCTGGCTGCATACG TTGCTAGCACTGATCGGAGAACAGTTTGATCATGGAGATGAAATATGTGGAGCAGTAGTCAATGTCAGAAATAGGCAAGAAAAAATTGCTATTTGGACTAAGAATGCAACAAATGAGGCTGCTCAG GTGAGCATTGGCAAACAATGGAAGGGTTTTCTGGACAGCAACGAAACTATAGGGTTCATATTCCAT GAAGATGCAAGGCGACAGGAGAGAAGTGCCAAGAATAAATACACGGTGTGA
- the LOC126788607 gene encoding bidirectional sugar transporter SWEET2a-like — translation MLPMELSSVYLGLSVAAGIAGNVFAFVLFVSPIPTFKRIIRNKSTEQFSGLPYIYAFLNCLICLWYGMPVVKTGIILVATVNSFGAVFQLIYVSIFIAYAEKEIKARMLGLLLVVLAIFGLIVFVSIGVLDYDERQTFVGYLSVVSLISMFASPLFIIKLVIKTRSVEFMPFYLSLATFLMSLSFSAYGVFKEDPFLYIPNGIGTILAIIQLVLYLYYSDLCKKDLREPLITYV, via the exons ATGTTGCCAATGGAGTTGTCTTCTGTGTATTTAGGTTTGAGTGTTGCAGCTGGAATTGCCG GTAATGTCTTTGCATTTGTGTTGTTTGTCTCTCCGAT ACCAACATTTAAGAGAATCATCCGAAACAAGTCAACGGAACAATTCTCAGGATTGCCTTACATATATGCCTTTCTGAATTGCTTAATATGCCTCTGGTATGGCATGCCTGTTGTCAAGACTGGGATCATATTGGTAGCTACAGTCAATTCATTTGGAGCAGTTTTCCAGTTAATCTACGTTAGCATTTTCATCGCGTATGctgaaaaagaaataaag GCAAGGATGCTGGGATTGTTACTGGTAGTTCTTGCTATTTTTGGATTGATAGTGTTTGTGAGCATAGGAGTTTTAGATTACGATGAAAGGCAAACTTTTGTCGGGTATTTGAGTGTTGTTTCACTCATCTCAATGTTTGCTTCTCCGCTGTTTATCATA AAACTGGTGATCAAAACAAGGAGCGTGGAGTTCATGCCATTCTATCTTTCTCTCGCAACCTTCTTGATGAGTCTCTCCTTTTCTGCATACGGAGTGTTTAAGGAAGATCCATTTCTATAT ATTCCAAATGGTATTGGAACAATTCTGGCTATTATCCAGTTGGTTTTGTACTTATACTATAGTGATCTATGTAAAAAGGACTTGAGAGAACCCTTGATCACATATGTGTGA
- the LOC126785838 gene encoding transcription factor GTE12-like: MDVKNPKTGPTSINIVSFFSSFSQSLALSLSHLFRRYDSDDSKSGVGRSPISRSVIRAAQFLRQLSAILFDFGCVRLLFGESFYQYDRHRNDTTMLSGNKLKIKFSCKRVEADSGKVVESNDGKVSRDFGHSVSAKGLSSLVPSSIPGGRKRGPLGDGEVPREKKLKMDRKVKSQCSTILSALISHKDSWAFRKPVDPVELQIPDYLDVISSPMDLGTIKTKLDRNMYFGAGEFASDVRLTFSNAMLYNPPGNPFHQMAKDLNTKFEMKWRLLDVKLSQGSSKVDAGKNLCGQIKKITEISDTRLSHKFIPIQNVSVTKFSVPCKENVGTGYGASDGEILLATTVKATPKLLGKNLDRGCDSVGRQSSGSKSGKQPPSLVGSKCGTCGNITCHCSLRTEYCCSSENYSEGSLGKEQNRHLSSANLTGLDCQAITSSASRMSKSDPESDGAVSALDEETICPSSHFTSPVTDAASGEEWSTPIFSVPLSPKKALRAAILKRRFADTILKAQQKSLLDQGNRTDPLKMQQEKARLERKQREEKARIEAEIRAAEAAAQRQAEIELKERHAREREEARIALEKMERTVVFEQNCSILDELKTLAGYNGGSWGSHFRSPLERLGLFIKDDHTVEVDESEEGEIL; this comes from the exons ATGGATG tgaaaaaccctaaaaccGGCCCGACTTCAATTAATATAGTGagcttcttctcctccttctcccaatcactcgctctctctctctctcatctcttCCGCCGATACGATTCCGACGACTCCAAGAGCGGCGTAGGGCGTAGCCCTATCTCTCGCTCTGTCATCCGCGCCGCTCAATTCCTCCGTCAACTCTCCGCCATCCTTTTCGATTTCG GCTGTGTACGACTTCTGTTCGGGGAGTCTTTTTATCAGTATGATCGCCACCGAAACGACACGACAATGTTGTCGGGCAACAAGCTGAAGATCAAATTCTCTTGCAAAAGGGTAGAAGCTGATTCAGGGAAAGTAGTAGAATCCAATGATGGGAAAGTGTCGCGCGACTTTGGGCATTCAGTGTCTGCCAAGGGTTTGAGCTCTCTTGTGCCATCTTCTATACCGGGTGGGAGGAAGAGGGGCCCGCTGGGGGATGGAGAGGTTCCCAGAGAGAAGAAGCTGAAGATGGATCGTAAAGTGAAGAGTCAGTGTTCGACGATTCTGAGTGccttgatttctcataaggacTCTTGGGCTTTCAGAAAACCGGTTGATCCTGTTGAGCTACAAATTCCTGATTATCTTGATGTCATCTCTTCTCCGATGGATTTGGGAACGATAAAAACAAAGCTagacagaaatatgtattttGGCGCCGGAGAGTTTGCATCTGATGTCAGATTGACCTTTTCTAATGCCATGCTCTATAATCCCCCAGGCAATCCTTTTCATCAGATGGCAAAAGACCTAAATacaaagtttgagatgaaatgGAGACTTCTGGACGTGAAGCTGAGTCAGGGAAGCTCCAAGGTTGATGCAGGGAAAAATTTGTGTGggcaaattaagaaaataactGAAATAAGTGATACGAGACTGAGCCATAAATTTATTCCGATTCAGAATGTATCAGTGACGAAATTCTCAGTCCCATGCAAAGAGAATGTCGGAACTGGCTATGGCGCAAGTGATGGTGAG ATATTGCTTGCCACAACAGTGAAGGCCACTCCAAAACTGTTGGGGAAGAACTTGGATAGAG GCTGCGATAGTGTTGGCAGACAATCCTCTGGCTCCAAAAGTGGAAAGCAGCCACCGAGCTTGGTGGGTAGTAAATGTGGAACATGTGGCAACATTACATGCCATTGCAGTCTACGCACTGAATATTGCTGCTCAAGTG AAAATTATTCTGAGGGGTCATTAGGCAAGGAACAAAATCGTCATTTGTCTAGTGCCAATCTAACTGGACTG GATTGTCAAGCAATAACCTCTTCTGCGTCCCGTATGAGCAAGTCAGATCCAGAGTCTGATG GGGCAGTAAGTGCTCTGGATGAGGAAACCATATGTCCCAGTTCTCACTTTACAAGTCCAGTCACAGATGCTGCTTCTGGAGAAG AATGGAGCACTCCTATCTTTAGTGTTCCACTATCACCAAAGAAGGCTCTCCGTGCTGCCATACTCAAGAGACGCTTTGCAGATACTATATTGAAAGCTCAACAGAAAAGTCTTCTTGATCAA GGTAATAGAACTGATCCTCTGAAGATGCAACAAGAAAAGGCAAGATTAGAGCGGAAGCAGCGTGAAG AGAAAGCAAGGATTGAAGCTGAAATAAGAGCTGCGGAAGCTGCTGCACAAAGGCAGGCTGAGATTGAATTGAAGGAGCGACatgcaagagaaagagaagaagctcGCATTGCACTTGAAAAG ATGGAGAGGACTGTTGTGTTTGAGCAGAATTGCTCTATTTTGGATGAATTAAAAACGTTAGCCGGATATAATGGTGGCTCTTGGGGATCACACTTCCGATCGCCACTGGAGCGTCTTGGTTTATTTATCAAGGATGATCATACAGTGGAGGTTGATGAATCGGAAGAAGGGGAGATTTTGTGA
- the LOC126788616 gene encoding exonuclease 1, whose translation MGIQGLLPLLKSIMEPIHIKDLKGCSVAIDTYSWLHKGALSCSRDLCQGLPTSRHIDYCMHRVNLLRHYCVKPVLVFDGGLLPMKGEQENKRARARKVNLARAIEHDSNGNSSAAYECYQKAVDISPSIALELIQVLKRENVSYVVAPYEADAQMTFLAISKQVEAVITEDSDLIPFGCPRIIYKMDKFGQGVEFQYSRLPRNKDLSFAGFTKQMILEMCILSGCDYLQSLPGMGLKRAHALIKKFTSYDKVIKHLKYSTVSVPPLYEESFKKAILTFQHQRVYDPISQDIVHLSDLSDDVEESLDFLGPSLPRHIAKGIAEGDLDPFTNTPFQQQKEKISANTTSQPQNGNFGNTKKKLDLPVQNNLLTKYFCFASLESKRKFRAPRSSPDDPSPVSSSSLSLDENTSVDDAYGKTNFSGSSLGLDEHVSVDDAVCTANDSKFTLLYPEHIGNLPPCDSVEDSIPTDLSESPDDALKNMAGKTRSPDSTLLQQPRHSIHKPCLTLHRERECKNAQGTFECKTRTENKKVIVRSSYFKGKSTNEDIQEDKQEKLLLKDSLGNDMHDNADPEIAPFKNSLFLRKLVKRKISPNDSFQEDDVKLKQLCTDASLPDIGPCGASHEATLTDPKTEEEKFGSNISHLGRYSDIAEKSMENFVSVISSFRFGSSGSRASGLRAPLKDVRNTCTNRTTVADFSQFEYVPNNQKTKPTSRKRRI comes from the exons ATGGGTATTCAAGGGCTTCTGCCCTTGTTGAAATCAATAATGGAGCCAATCCACATTAAGGACTTGAAGGGCTGCTCTGTGGCGATCGATACCTACTCTTGGCTTCACAAAGGTGCATTGTCCTGCAGCAGAGACCTCTGTCAAGGCTTACCCACTTCCAG gCACATTGACTACTGCATGCATAGAGTGAATCTTCTGCGGCATTACTGTGTTAAGCCTGTACTTGTGTTTGATGGTGGTCTTCTACCGATGAAGGGTGAACAAGAGAACAAACGTGCAAG ggCGAGGAAGGTAAATCTTGCACGTGCTATTGAGCATGATTCCAATGGAAATTCTTCTGCTGCTTATGAGTGTTATCAGAAAGCTGTTGACATTTCACCATCAATTGCCTTAGAGTTAATCCAG GTGTTAAAGCGGGAGAACGTGTCTTATGTTGTCGCTCCATATGAGGCAGACGCACAAATGACCTTCTTGGCAATTAGCAAACAGGTGGAGGCAGTCATCACAGAAGACTCTGATTTAATACCATTTGGATGTCCTAGG attatatataaaatggaCAAATTTGGGCAAGGTGTTGAGTTTCAGTATTCAAGGCTACCTCGGAACAAGGACCTGAGCTTTGCAGGCTTTACAAAACAGATGATTTTGGAGATGTGTATTCTTAGCGGTTGCGACTATTTGCAGTCATTGCCTGGAATGGGACTTAAAAGAGCACACGCGCTCATTAAAAAGTTCACAAGTTATGACAAG GTCATTAAGCACCTAAAGTACAGCACTGTTTCAGTTCCTCCCCTATATGAAGAATCATTCAAGAAAGCAATACTGACTTTCCAGCATCAACGAGTTTATGATCCCATTTCTCAAGATATTGTTCATTTGTCTGATTTGTCTGATGATGTTGAAGAAAGTTTGGACTTCCTAGGACC ATCTTTACCACGACATATAGCTAAAGGCATAGCAGAAGGGGATCTTGATCCATTTACCAACACACCATTCCAG CAACAGAAAGAGAAGATTAGTGCCAACACAACTTCCCAACCCCAAAATGGGAATTTTGGAAATACAAAGAAAAAGCTAGACTTACCTGTGCAGAATAACCTTTTGACGAAGTATTTTT GTTTTGCCTCTCTTGAATCAAAGAGGAAATTTAGGGCACCACGATCATCACCTGATGATCCAAGTCCAGTGTCTAGTTCTAGTCTCAGCCTAGATGAGAATACCTCTGTGGATGATGCTTATGGTAAAACCAACTTCTCGGGTTCTTCTCTCGGTCTAGATGAACATGTCTCTGTGGATGATGCTGTCTGTACAGCGAATGACTCAAAGTTCACTCTGCTTTACCCTGAACACATTGGAAATCTGCCTCCTTGTGATTCA GTGGAAGATAGTATTCCAACTGATTTATCGGAATCTCCAGATGATG CACTGAAAAATATGGCGGGCAAGACAAGAAGTCCAGACAGTACATTGTTACAACAGCCTAGACATTCAATTCATAAACCCTGTTTAACACTGCATAGGGAGCGTGAATGTAAGAATGCCCAAGGCACATTTGAGTGTAAAACAAGGACAGAGAACAAAAAGGTCATTGTAAGAAGTTCTTATTTTAAGGGTAAATCAACCAATGAAGATATTCAGGAAgataaacaagaaaaactcttGTTGAAGGATTCTCTTGGCAATGATATGCATGACAATGCAGATCCTGAGATTGCTCCTTTCAAGAATAGCCTATTCTTGAGAAAACTTGTGAAGAGGAAAATCTCCCCAAATGACAGCTTCCAAGAG GACGATGTGAAACTCAAACAATTATGTACTGATGCTTCACTACCCGATATTG GTCCCTGTGGCGCCAGCCATGAAGCAACCCTTACAGACCCAAaaactgaagaagaaaaattcgGATCCAACATTTCCCATTTAGGCCGTTATTCTGACATAGCAGAGAAGTCTATGGAAAACTTCGTTTCAGTAATATCATCATTTAGATTTGGCTCATCTGGTTCTCGAGCAAGTGGCCTCCGTGCTCCTCTGAAAGATGTTCGAAATACTTGTACCAATAG GACAACTGTTGCTGACTTTAGCCAGTTtgaatatgtaccaaataatcAGAAGACAAAGCCAACGTCTCGAAAACGCAGAATTTAG
- the LOC126788615 gene encoding 60S ribosomal protein L44, whose translation MVNVPKTKKTYCKSKECKKHTLHKVTQYKKGKDSLAAQGKRRYDRKQSGYGGQTKPVFHKKAKTTKKIVLRLQCQGCKHVSQHPIKRCKHFEIGGDKKGKGTSLF comes from the exons ATG GTGAACGTTCCCAAGACAAAGAAGACCTACTGCAAGAGCAAGGAGTGCAAGAAGCACACCTTGCACAAGGTTACCCAGTACAAGAAGGGTAAGGATAGCCTTGCTGCTCAGGGTAAGCGTCGTTATGATCGCAAGCAATCTGGATATGGAGGTCAGACTAAGCCAGTCTTTCACAAGAAG GCTAAGACTACCAAGAAGATTGTTCTAAGGCTCCAATGCCAGGGATGCAAGCACGTTTCTCAGCATCCAATCAAG AGGTGCAAGCACTTTGAGATTGGTGgagacaagaagggaaaggGAACATCGCTTTTCTAA